A window of Drosophila subobscura isolate 14011-0131.10 chromosome E, UCBerk_Dsub_1.0, whole genome shotgun sequence contains these coding sequences:
- the LOC117891223 gene encoding probable cytochrome P450 12d1 proximal, mitochondrial codes for MNAWQSLTRRVAVATGPLRSVRSASAQTQVKVEDVEGRPFSEVPRPGKLQYMRSFMPGGEFSDASVYDYSMVMRQRYGDIFVQPGMFGRKDMVVTYSTSDIATVFRNEGAWPRREAFDSIVYFREHIRPDVYGYSLGLTSGQAEDWGKMRSAVNPIFMQPKGLRMYFEPVSNINNEFIERIKEIRDPRTLEVPANFFDELQRLIFESLNLVAFDRQMGIIRRNRDNPDALALFRTSRDIFRYSFKLDMQPSMWKLVSTPTYRKMMRTLNESLDVAQRFLAEAQQVLEERRQAGEQVSGRSMMERLLAIDPKLALIMGLDILFAGVDATATLLSAVLLTLALHPAKQQKLREELLKIMPTKESLLSEDTMKDMPYLRAVIKETLRYYPNGLGTMRTCPDNVTLSGYNVPKGTPVLLAANAMMKDPAYYPQPEEFLPERWLRDPQSGKKQQVSPPFTFLPFGFGPRQCIGKRVVDLEVETSVAKLIRNFQVEFLHDASKPYKTLFVMEPAIDFRFKFTDLPE; via the exons ATGAATGCCTGGCAGAGTCTGACACGCCGCGTGGCCGTTGCCACTGGCCCCCTGCGATCAGTAAGAAGCGCCTCAGCACAGACCCAAGTGAAAGTCGAGGATGTGGAGGGGCGTCCCTTCAGTGAGGTGCCGCGACCCGGCAAGTTACAGTATATGCGCAGCTTCATGCCTGGCGGAGAGTTCAGCGACGCCTCCGTTTATGATTACTCGATGGTCATGCGGCAGCGGTATGGTGACATCTTTGTGCAGCCGGGCATGTTCGGGCGCAAGGATATGGTGGTGACGTACAGCACCAGCGACATTGCCACAGTGTTCCGTAATGAGGGAGCGTGGCCCAGGCGCGAGGCATTCGACTCGATTGTCTATTTCCGCGAGCACATACGACCCGATGTCTACGGGTATAGTCTAGGGCTGACCTCGGG gcaggcagaagacTGGGGCAAGATGCGCTCCGCTGTCAATCCGATCTTCATGCAGCCCAAGGGCCTCCGAATGTACTTTGAGCCGGTGTCCAACATCAACAATGAGTTTATCGAGCG CATTAAGGAAATACGCGATCCGAGGACTCTGGAGGTGCCCGCCAACTTTTTTGATGAATTGCAGCGCCTGATCTTCGAGTCGCTAAATCTGGTCGCATTTGATCGACAGATGGGCATCATCAGGCGGAACAGAGACAATCCCGATGCACTGGCACTTTTCCGCACCTCGCGGGACATATTCCGCTACAGCTTCAAGCTGGACATGCAGCCATCGATGTGGAAGCTCGTCTCCACGCCCACCTACCGCAAAATGATGCGAACCCTCAACGAGAGTTTGGATGTGGCGCAGCGTTTCCTCGCCGAGGCGCAGCAAGTGCTGGAGGAGCGTCGCCAGGCCGGCGAGCAGGTGAGTGGCCGCAGCATGATGGAGCGGCTGCTGGCCATCGATCCCAAGTTGGCGCTCATCATGGGCCTGGACATCCTTTTCGCGGGGGTGGACGCCACAGCCACGCTGCTCTCCGCCGTGCTGCTCACGCTTGCCCTGCATCCGGCAAAGCAGCAGAAGTTGCGCGAGGAGCTGCTCAAAATCATGCCCACAAAGGAGTCGCTGCTCAGCGAGGACACCATGAAGGACATGCCCTACCTGCGTGCCGTGATCAAGGAGACGCTCCGCTACTATCCCAACGGCCTGGGCACCATGCGCACCTGCCCCGACAACGTCACCCTCTCCGGCTACAACGTGCCCAAGGGCACGCCCGTCCTGCTCGCCGCCAACGCAATGATGAAGGATCCCGCCTACTATCCACAGCCCGAGGAGTTCCTGCCCGAGCGCTGGCTACGCGATCCTCAGTCcggcaagaagcagcaggtCAGCCCTCCCTTTACCTTCCTGCCGTTCGGCTTTGGGCCACGCCAGTGCATCGGCAAGCGGGTGGTGGATCTCGAGGTGGAGACCAGCGTGGCCAAGCTCATACGCAACTTCCAAGTGGAGTTTCTGCACGATGCCAGCAAGCCCTACAAAACACTCTTCGTCATGGAGCCGGCCATAGACTTTCGCTTCAAATTCACAGACCTTCCAGAGTAA